TCCAATCCAGAGTGCTCGTTGCGCACCGGAGAAACACCATTTCTCCGGAGTCATTGACTCGGACCGCCGTTTCCTCAAGCGGAACGGCAAGGACAGCTGCGGCTGCGGTAAACATCTGAGCGGTAATCGCAGCAGCCAACGGTCCAGGGGCCGGTGTAGGCCACTTTGGAATCTGACAGCCGGATCAGCGTGTGAGTGTCCCGCCCTGGCTGTTCCGATTCCAGGTTGGATGTGAGACGTTCGGCAGTCCAGGAAACGGGTGCAAATGGGGCCTAGGCAGGGCCAAGTCATGCGCTGGTTGGAAGCCCATGGGTCACGGCCCGGGACAGGAGGGCTCCGGCGGTCCACCGCATCGAGGCGATGGCCTCTTCCCGACTAAGGCCTGCAACATCAGTAAGCCAGACCAGGGACTCGATTCCAGTGGCACTTCGGATTGCTAAGACCAGTCGATGAATATCCTGATCCGTCATATTCCCTTGGAGTGGCGCAAGCGCCTCCGTGATCCAGCCAATCGCCCGGCCCTTCCGGAGCGGAAGGTCATGCCCTTCACTGTCAGTCGGCTCAAGCGAAAGCCGCAGCATCGTGCGTTGCTGGGATTCAGTTTCGACAATCATTCTGGTGAACTCCACGATCACCGCATCCAGCCGTTCTGCCACACCCGCAGGCGGAGACGCCGGCAGCAGCGATGTCCGTGCGGTTTCCGGATGGGCGGCTGCCAATAACTCCCGCTGTCCAGCGAAATACCGGTAGGCCGTACTCCGCGCTATCCCTGCGGCATTCGCAGCATCATCCACCGTAGGGGAAAGACCGGCCGCAACCAGGGAGCGCGCGGCCGTAACCAAGGCATCCATTGTGCGGCGCTTCTGACCAGTCCGGCCAACGTCGGCGTAAGGTCTTGACATAACCACCATGATACACAAGTCTTGTTATGGGACATTAGTCCCATATATCTTCCCCCCACTCATCGAGGCGAGCACAATGGAGACGAAAAAGACCGCATCAGCGATAGTCCGGCAGCCAGGGGAAGGGGCCAGGCGCTGGTTCTTCGGCGGAGGAGTGCAGACATGGAAGGCGACGGAGGAAGAAACCGCGGGGGCTTTCCTTCTCTTAGAAGTTGAGATGGTCCTCAACAAAGTCACTCCCATGCACACCCATCCGGACTCCGACGAGACCCTCTACGTCCTGGCCGGGGAGATCCTGATGAATATGGACGGAACCGAACACCAGGTCGCTGCTGGCGGGGTGACCATCGCCCCGCGCGGTGTCCCGCACGCCTTCAAGGTCCTGCAGGAGGGGACCCGTGTACTGTGTCTCCACACCCCCGGCAGTGCCCAAGCGTTCTACGACGGCGCCAGCGAACCTCTCGACCCCGGGAACGAGACGGGCCTGGTGGACTTTGACCGCATCCGGGAATCAGGACGGGTGAACGGCGGCATTAACATAGTCGGGCCTCCCCCGTTTCCGCAAGCCGAGGACTGACGCCGCGGCTCCAGGCTGACCGCCGACCACAATCCGGTCCGGCCCTTTCCGGTGGCGGGGCGGTCTCCCCCGCTTGGCACTGCTGGGCGCCATCGACGCTGGCGCGGGTGCAGCCAGAATCCAGCGAACGCGTAGAAACCCGACCTTCAATCCGGGATCGACATTGTTCTCGACCGCGTCACTGTGCGCTACTTGTGGCTTGCGGGTGGACCGGTCGATGTCGCCGACCGAGACCACCTTCTGACCCACGTCCCTCATGCACGCATCGAGACCTGATCCAATCTGGGCCACATGGCGCACCCGGCCGAACCCGATCAATTCGCCGCCCGCATCTCCGAGTTCGTCATCGGCGCCTACTGAAGCGTGACATATCGAGATCCCCTCGGGTGCGTAGGACGCCCAACTTCAGCGTGACCCGCTCCTCCCTGCCGGCCTACAAGGGCGCGCTGTGTTCGCGGACGTCGCCTCCGGTAGCAGGACAACGAACGGGTTTGCCACTCGGCCGAACGCCCGTCAAGCTTAGGTAGTCCGGGTTGCAGCTGCCTGCTGGGTCAGCCATTGGCGGTAACTCTTGGCAAGTGCATCGTTACGAATAAGGCTTCGTTCCAGACTGGAAATTTTGGAAGGCCAATGACCGAGCTCGCGGGCTGCGGTCGTGATAGTGAATCCAAGTTTGGTGCGCATCTGGCGCAGGTCGGCGTTGCTTGGTGCCGGCTGAGGGTTGGTGATCTGGCGGTAGAGTTCCCGGGCTGCGTAGCGTTTGAGACAGCGCATCGTTTCCCGTTTGCTCTTGCCTTCGGCGGTGCGCTTGGCCACGTAGTCCTTAGTCCGCTGGCACGAGCCCATACGCACCAGTACCACCTGATGCAGGGCACGGTTGGCATTGCGGTCACCGCCTCTGCTGAGCCGGTGACGGGTCGTTTTGCCCGAGGACGCGGGTATGGGCGCAACCCCGACGAGGGCGGCGAACTGGGCCTCATTCCCAAGACGGTCCGGATTGTCCCCAACGGTGACCAGGAGCTGGCTGGCCACTTCGGTTCCCACACCTGGAAGGTCGCAGAGCATCGGCGCGTAGGTATCAAGGATTTCCCGGAGCGCGGCGTCCGCGGCCGCTATTTCTGCCGCGAGGGACTGGCAACGGGTGGCGAGAGCCTTCAACGCCAACAGACACACGTACTCAGGGTCAGCAATATGGCCCGAGGGTCTGGAGCGCTGCAGTGCCGTGATCATCGCCGCAGTTCCCAAACCGCGGTATTTCGCCCGGAGGTTGTCCGAAGCCGACACGAGAAGGCCCTTGATCTGATTGATGGCAGCGGTGCGGGCCTTCACTGCCGAGGTGCGCCCGGCACGCAGGATTCGCAGGCATTCCACGGGACCATCCTTGGCCTTCGGGATCGCTGTGGTCCGGCCGTCGAGTACCGATTGAGCGGCTTGGTAGGCGTCCAACGGATCTGATTTGCCCTTCAGCCGGCGCGCAGCCCGGTTCGGTCGGTTCACCTCCAGCACACACAGACCTTCACCGCGCAGGGTCCTGGCGATTTCGGCGCCGTAAGAACCCGTCCCTTCGACCCCTACTGCAGCGACAGGGCCATAGCTGGTTATGAACTCCACAATCTTCCGATACCCGGAACCCACGGCCAGGAATTCCTTGTCCGCAAGAGGCTTGCCGTATTCGTTGATGACAGCCACATGGTGCGTGTCGGCATGGGTGTCGATACCTGCGATGACTTTAGTTGTTTCGTTTGCCAAGATGGAAAGGTGCCCCTCAGTCGCGTGGTCAATGGCTGATTGAATGGGGCGCGGGCCAGGTGGGCAGACAAAACGGTAATGGGACTGGTCGAATCAGGCTCCTATGAAGTCATGTCCGCCTGGCTCAACACCCCTTTGACGGACCTTGAACCGGCGGACAGATCAACAGGAAGACAGCACCGGAGGCACGTCAGTTTTTTGGGGAGTCACACCGGCCCAAGACCGTTTCCAGTATTACCGTTTTTTGGCTGCGGCAATTTCTTGGAAGACGGGGGATTCGTCCACTGCGCGGCGGACAAAGTAGCCAACGACGATGAGGACGATGCTCAGTAGGAAGGGTACGCGCCATCCCCATTCAAGGAAGGCCGCCCCGGGGAGATTACACCGGTCATGAGCGCTGTGACGCCGGTGGCCAGGAGCAGCCCCAACGGGACGCCCAGCTGGGGGAAGGCCCCGGCCCGTCCGCGGCGGTCGCGGGGGGGCGTGCTCGACCGCCATCAGGACAGCACCACCCCATTCACCGCCGGCGGAGATGCCTTGCAGGATCCTCAGCAGCAGGAGCATGATCGGGGCGAGAGCCCCGGCAGTCGCGTAGGTCGGCAGGAAGCCGATCAGGGTGGTGGCCGCGCCCATGAGGATCAGGGTCAGCACGAGCATGGCGCGGCGCCCGAGCTTATCTCCGTAATGGCCGGCAAGGAAGGCACCGAGAGGCCGGAAGAGGAAGCTGATGCCGACGGAGGCGAACGACAACAGCAGAGGTGGCGACCTCTGCGGCTGCCTGTAGAACCAGCCCGCACTGGAAGGAATGGGCGTGTAGGCTACCAGCTACATTCTGCGTGGCCTTGACCGCACTCCGGTATCGGTCGGCGCGCTAGAGGCAAGGGCATTTATGCCTCTTGCCAGCCGTTGGCCGGGCGGCTTGCTTCGGCGACTTTTGCAGTGTCTACGAATTGTTCGAAGCGGACGATGAGTCCGCCGCGAACGATGAAGTGGTGGGCCACCCGGACGTTCAGGGGATTCCCGCTGGCCCGGTGCTTGGCGGTATATCTGGCCAGTACCACCACGTTTTCGCCTTCAACGACGTATGTGTCGTCGTGGGCAGCCCAGCCGTCCCAATCCCGGCCGAGGATTTCCATCACGTTCGACGTGACGCCCGCGGGTGTCCGGTAGGTTCCGGCGAGGGGGAAGCCTGCCATCTCCGTCCACTCGACATCCGGGGCCATAGTGGCACGGAGCGCTTCGAGGTCACGGGCCGCTGATGCAATGTACTGCCGGCGGACGACGTCGCGTGGCGAGGTTGAGGGGGCAGGCTCGGCGGTATCGTTCAGCCCCATGTCATTTCCCCCTTGGCGACCTTGGGCCCGAGTTGCGCAGCAATGAGCATCCCGGAGTTCGGATAATTTTCGATCAGGGCAGCGGTGACAGACGCCGCGTCAGCTGAGCGAGCGAGGATCCGCTCGAATTCTTGGAGGTAGGACCTGGTGTAGTTGATACCAGAGGCGTCGTTGGCGGTTCCCGGCAGTCGGTGGCCTGCGATGACGAGTTCGGGTTTCAGGGCCTGCA
This genomic window from Arthrobacter sp. 24S4-2 contains:
- a CDS encoding nuclear transport factor 2 family protein; translation: MGLNDTAEPAPSTSPRDVVRRQYIASAARDLEALRATMAPDVEWTEMAGFPLAGTYRTPAGVTSNVMEILGRDWDGWAAHDDTYVVEGENVVVLARYTAKHRASGNPLNVRVAHHFIVRGGLIVRFEQFVDTAKVAEASRPANGWQEA
- a CDS encoding MFS transporter, which gives rise to MSFASVGISFLFRPLGAFLAGHYGDKLGRRAMLVLTLILMGAATTLIGFLPTYATAGALAPIMLLLLRILQGISAGGEWGGAVLMAVEHAPPRPPRTGRGLPPAGRPVGAAPGHRRHSAHDRCNLPGAAFLEWGWRVPFLLSIVLIVVGYFVRRAVDESPVFQEIAAAKKR
- a CDS encoding cupin domain-containing protein, whose product is METKKTASAIVRQPGEGARRWFFGGGVQTWKATEEETAGAFLLLEVEMVLNKVTPMHTHPDSDETLYVLAGEILMNMDGTEHQVAAGGVTIAPRGVPHAFKVLQEGTRVLCLHTPGSAQAFYDGASEPLDPGNETGLVDFDRIRESGRVNGGINIVGPPPFPQAED
- a CDS encoding TetR/AcrR family transcriptional regulator codes for the protein MVVMSRPYADVGRTGQKRRTMDALVTAARSLVAAGLSPTVDDAANAAGIARSTAYRYFAGQRELLAAAHPETARTSLLPASPPAGVAERLDAVIVEFTRMIVETESQQRTMLRLSLEPTDSEGHDLPLRKGRAIGWITEALAPLQGNMTDQDIHRLVLAIRSATGIESLVWLTDVAGLSREEAIASMRWTAGALLSRAVTHGLPTSA
- a CDS encoding IS110 family transposase, with translation MANETTKVIAGIDTHADTHHVAVINEYGKPLADKEFLAVGSGYRKIVEFITSYGPVAAVGVEGTGSYGAEIARTLRGEGLCVLEVNRPNRAARRLKGKSDPLDAYQAAQSVLDGRTTAIPKAKDGPVECLRILRAGRTSAVKARTAAINQIKGLLVSASDNLRAKYRGLGTAAMITALQRSRPSGHIADPEYVCLLALKALATRCQSLAAEIAAADAALREILDTYAPMLCDLPGVGTEVASQLLVTVGDNPDRLGNEAQFAALVGVAPIPASSGKTTRHRLSRGGDRNANRALHQVVLVRMGSCQRTKDYVAKRTAEGKSKRETMRCLKRYAARELYRQITNPQPAPSNADLRQMRTKLGFTITTAARELGHWPSKISSLERSLIRNDALAKSYRQWLTQQAAATRTT